The Prevotella melaninogenica nucleotide sequence TTTCCTCCGCAGCAATGTCAGGACACTTTCTGAGCGTGTAACATGGGAATACTACAATCTCATTCGTGAGATAGAATGTACGAACAGACAACTAAAGAATGACCTCAACCTCCGTCCTATCTATCATCAGAAAGATGAGCGAAGTGACGCACACCTCTTCTTCGGTTTATTAGCCTACTGGGTGGTAAACACCATCCGTTGTCAATTAAAACGAGAAGGAGAATCCTGTTACTGGACCGAGATAGTACGACGTATGAGTACCCAGAAGCTCGTCACAACAAAAGGGAAGAATCCATTAGGTGAGAACATCGAGATGCGCCAATGTAGTAGTCCTTCGAAGCAAGCAAAACAGATATACGATAAGTTGAACTTAAAACACTCACCATTCAAAAAGAATAAAATTTGTAGGACACAGAGCCCATAAGAAAAATGAGGAAAGTACGGTGACAGTAACAATTAGGCGAAGGTGGGTATTAAACTTGGGTTAAGAAGGCAAAAGAGCATGTGTTGTTTTTGAACGGTATAAAAATAGCTTACAAAAGCCAATTACATGGGAATAAGTTGTTTGTTGAAGGCAGAGAGGCATCACAACTAATTAAATTTATCAAGTAACCTGAACTCGGGATAAATATCATCCCACTCTTCTGTTTGGTTTAGTACAACGGCTCTTTAGACTCAATCTTTTGATTGGGCCTAAAGATAATAATAAAACAGATTACTTTAGAATAATGTAAGCTGTCCCGAATGTTGCTCTATAGCAAAGTCTATGTTCACTGCTGGCTTCTTCTCAAAGAAGCTGTAAGCTGCAATAGCAGAGAGAACATTCATTGCGAAATTAAATATGCTTCTATGCCTTGAATGCACTAATTGAGCTACATTCTTTAGCTCATCATTGATAGTCTCTATTACAGATCTTTTCCTTAGAAGAAGTCTATCATAAAGTGGCATTAGTTTGTTTTTCATGTTACTCCTAATGCCAGTAACTAAATTTATTCCATCATTGAACAATCGCTCAAATAATCCTTGAGAAATGTACCCTTTGTCTGCAAACAATTTACCAAACACATTGTCTGTCAACCTGTTAAATACATTTTCGTCTCGGTCATCAACATTTGCTTTAGTAAGCATAAAGTTTAGAATCTCACCTCTTTCATTACAGATAAGATGTAGTTTGAATCCAAAATACCATCCCATTGTACTCTTACCCCTTGTTGCATAATTTCTAAAAACCTTATTGCGACAAATACATTTATTATGGCAAACTGGAATACAAGTTGAATCCATAAAACTAATACCAGTACACCTCCCAAAACAACATATCTGCAGGAACATCATCATCTCTACAGAGACTCTTGCCTCTAATTCAAGAAAACGATTATAAGACAATTGATTTGGAAATAAATCTGCTAAATGCTCTTTTACGAAAAAGGTATAATAGTGACGAAAATTACGATAGGAATTAAAGTGGAAGCAAATTAATATCGTTATGATTTCAGACTTACTCATACGCCACCTACGATGGCGATGACATCCTTTATTCTTTTCTGAGAGACCTATTTTATCAGTTTCTAACTCAAATTCTTTGCAAAAGTCATCTGCAATA carries:
- a CDS encoding IS982 family transposase, with amino-acid sequence MITKDKITEIFCIADDFCKEFELETDKIGLSEKNKGCHRHRRWRMSKSEIITILICFHFNSYRNFRHYYTFFVKEHLADLFPNQLSYNRFLELEARVSVEMMMFLQICCFGRCTGISFMDSTCIPVCHNKCICRNKVFRNYATRGKSTMGWYFGFKLHLICNERGEILNFMLTKANVDDRDENVFNRLTDNVFGKLFADKGYISQGLFERLFNDGINLVTGIRSNMKNKLMPLYDRLLLRKRSVIETINDELKNVAQLVHSRHRSIFNFAMNVLSAIAAYSFFEKKPAVNIDFAIEQHSGQLTLF